One Meles meles chromosome 11, mMelMel3.1 paternal haplotype, whole genome shotgun sequence DNA segment encodes these proteins:
- the MYMK gene encoding protein myomaker: MGTLAAKLLLPTLSSLAFLPTVSIAAKRRFHMEAMVYLFTMFFMALYHACDGPGLSVVCFMRHDVLEYFSVYGTALSMWVSLMALADFDEPKRSTFVMFGVLTIAVRTYHDRWGYGVYSGPIGTAVLIIAAKWLQQMKEKKGLYPDKSVYAQQIGPGLCFGALALMLRFFFEDWDYTYVHSFYHCALAMSFVLLLPKVNKKAGSAGPPAKLDCSTLCCACI, from the exons ATGGGGACGCTGGCGGCGAAACTTCTCCTGCCCACCCTCAGCAGCCTGGCCTTCCTGCCCACCGTCAGCATCGCTGCCAAGCGGCGGTTCCACATGGAGGCCATGGTCTACCTCTTCACCATGTTCTTCATGGCG CTGTACCACGCCTGCGACGGGCCCGGCCTGTCCGTGGTCTGCTTCATGCGCCACGACGTCCTGGAGTACTTCAGCGTCTACGGGACGGCGCTGAGCATGTGGGTCTCGCTGATGG cgCTGGCCGACTTCGACGAACCTAAGAGGTCGACCTTCGTGATGTTTGGTGTCCTGACCATCGCGGTGCGGACCTACCATGACCGCTGGGGCTACGGGGTGTACTCGGGCCCCATCGGCACGGCTGTCCTCATCATTGCCGCCAAGTGG CTGCAACagatgaaggagaagaagggTCTGTACCCCGACAAGAGTGTCTACGCCCAGCAGATAGGCCCCGGCCTCTGCTTCGGGGCCCTGGCCCTCATGCTACGCTTCTTCTTCGAG GACTGGGATTACACCTACGTTCACAGTTTCTACCACTGTGCCCTGGCCATGTCCTTCGTCCTCCTGCTCCCCAAGGTCAACAAGAAGGCCGGAAGTGCAGGGCCCCCCGCCAAGCTGGACTGCTCTACCCTTTGCTGCGCTTGTATCTGA